Proteins from one Limanda limanda chromosome 4, fLimLim1.1, whole genome shotgun sequence genomic window:
- the errfi1a gene encoding ERBB receptor feedback inhibitor 1a codes for MRPECTWSMSTVGLTAQEFPIENPFLRGSYCHNMAGSKSSWSSRPEPNNFYFSMERAPTERSSPTQHKGLPPPSLSHDRHSPNTQRLPPKKCRPSHLSLSCTAEPSTPSPVDDDQVVPSFQRLSVYECSSPTQRPGRCSKPLPPIPPRTDFSHEQAIDNEVEFFTSTDDSLCLVSDPSPKSFPFLFGRRSFRDGGQINHACSYYDGPFRPQIQRQPQQHHQMQPPQEVREEYEQQQQPQQRQEPPKPVVCQRQQDKAQRRLRRSHSGPAGSFNKVSLRLACHKRYTNSMDKPEQPPPIPPRTKTGDYRRWSAEVSSGAYSDEDKPPKLPPREPFSRGSSRTPSPKSLPTYTNGVMPPTQSFAPDPKYVSFRGLRRQNSEGSPCIRPVMENGEKVSNTHYYILPQETHLV; via the exons ATGCGACCCGAGTGTACCTGGAGCATGTCCACAGTGGGCCTGACTGCCCAGGAGTTTCCCATAGAAAACCCCTTCCTGCGGGGCAGCTACTGTCACAACATGGCTGGATCCAAATCCTCCTGGAGCTCCCGCCCAGAGCCAAACAA CTTCTACTTCAGTATGGAGAGAGCACCCACAGAACGCAGCTCTCCAACCCAACACAAGGGGCTGCCTCCACCGTCTCTAAGTCATGACA GACACAGTCCCAACACACAGAGATTACCTCCGAAGAAATGCCGGCCCTCCCATCTCTCCCTGTCCTGCACTGCTGAACCctccaccccaagtcctgtTGACGACGACCAGGTGGTCCCCTCATTCCAGAGGCTCTCGGTGTACGAGTGCAGCAGCCCAACACAGAGACCGGGCAGATGCTCCAAGCCTCTGCCCCCCATCCCTCCACGAACAGACTTCTCCCATGAGCAGGCCATAGACAATGAGGTGGAATTTTTCACGAGTACGGACGACAGCTTGTGTCTGGTGTCCGATCCGAGTCCCAAAtcgtttccttttctttttggcCGACGGAGCTTCAGGGACGGCGGGCAGATAAACCATGCCTGCTCTTACTACGATGGCCCATTTAGACCACAAATCCAGAGACAGCCCCAACAGCACCATCAGATGCAACCTCCACAGGAAGTACGGGAAGAgtatgagcagcagcagcagccgcagcagcgtCAGGAACCCCCTAAGCCGGTGGTCTGTCAGAGACAGCAGGACAAGGCTCAGAGGAGGCTCCGGCGCTCTCACTCAGGCCCGGCTGGATCCTTTAACAAAGTCTCATTGCGCCTCGCTTGCCACAAACGCTACACCAACAGTATGGATAAACCTGAGCAGCCCCCCCCTATCCCTCCTCGAACAAAGACAGGAGACTACCGCCGCTGGTCAGCAGAGGTCTCATCTGGGGCTTATAGTGACGAAGACAAACCACCTAAGTTGCCCCCAAGGGAACCTTTTTCCAGAGGCAGCTCTCGTACCCCCAGCCCCAAGAGCCTCCCAACATACACTAATGGAGTGATGCCTCCAACCCAAAGCTTTGCACCAGATCCTAAATACGTGAGCTTTCGAGGTTTACGGAGACAGAACAGTGAGGGCTCCCCCTGCATACGTCCGGTTATGGAAAACGGTGAGAAGGTCAGCAACACGCATTACTATATCCTGCCTCAGGAGACTCACCTCGTGTAG
- the LOC132999495 gene encoding mucin-3A — translation MTPTTSSKPTSSLPASTTQTTEPTKTTLQSALTSTTLSATSIIESTTPQCRDEDCQCASGVCKYNSTLRRCQCQCQDAVYGDICAFGVNDTSAHIDTGAIPTRKTNFTLSIQMDFQLAFNDLNSTQSQEFINKLVLQLQALCKEADPQSFERVQIIKLSNGSVVAASLAEYKYLNNETQIQFVNTDLVGVLTDILNNTSNLNKISRAFDNSSVKLKEITFPPPEINNITDLHPYVDCTLFANYTAVISNGQWKCAGHCKTDPNYCNQHGECLNEIHKGPICRCYESSLQQFYGPRCEFFRRGPAFYGALFGSLAAVFLLLIVIIIAVYAKRKYTGIWKRSNSFNRRLSVLEDDFFDFSDSAYNNLGMKDPYLSEAYRPHLGNVDTQVQVTTDDPEVWDINP, via the exons aTGACGCCAACAACTTCCTCCAAACCAACCAGTtcattaccagcatcaaccacgCAGACTACTGaacctacaaaaacaaccctgcaaagtgctttAACTTCTACAACTCTGTCTGCAACTTCTATAATTGAATCTACAACTCCTCAGTGTAGAGATGAGGACTGTCAGTGTGCCAGCGGTGTCTGTAAATACAATTCAACACTTAGACGCTGTCAGTGCCAATGTCAGGATGCTGTCTACGGTGATATCTGCGCTTTTGGAGTCAATGACACCTCCGCTCATATTG ATACCGGAGCAATACCAACACGAAAAACTAATTTTACCTTGTCAATCCAGATGGATTTTCAGCTtgcttttaatgatttaaactcAACTCAATCACAAGAATTCATCAACAAATTAGTCCTGCag CTTCAAGCCCTTTGCAAAGAAGCGGACCCACAAAGCTTTGAAAGAGTACAAATCATCAAGTTATC AAACGGAAGTGTTGTTGCAGCAAGTCTtgcagaatacaaatatctaaataatgaaacacaaatCCAGTTTGTCAACACTGACCTTGTGGGGGTGTTGACTGATATCTTGAACAACACAAGTAACCTAAATAAGATTTCTCGGGCCTTTGATAACAGCAGTGTGAAGTTAAAGGAAATCACCTTCCCACCACCTGAAATTAACA ataTTACAGACCTGCATCCTTATGTTGACTGCACTCTATTTGCTAATTACACTGCTGTGATAAGTAATGGTCAATGGAAGTGTGCTGGACATTGTAAAACCGATCCCAATTACTGCAATCAGCATGGAGAGTGCCTCAATGAAATTCACAAAGGGCCTATATGTCG GTGCTATGAGTCAAGCCTGCAGCAGTTTTATGGTCCACGCTGTGAATTCTTCCGCCGGGGTCCAGCTTTCTATGGAGCCCTGTTTGGATCATTGGCAGCAGTATTCCTGCTCTTGATTGTCATTATCATTGCCGTCTATGCCAAAAGGAAATATACAGGAATTTG GAAAAGGAGCAACTCCTTTAACAGAAGACTGTCTGTTTTAGAGGATGATTTCTTTGACTTCTCTGATTCAG CGTACAATAACTTGGGAATGAAAGACCCTTACTTATCAGAAGCCTACAGACCACATCTAGGAAATGTTGACACTCAAGTGCag GTCACAACAGACGATCCAGAGGTGTGGGACATCAACCCCTAA